From one Campylobacter concisus genomic stretch:
- a CDS encoding tRNA dihydrouridine synthase has translation MIDFSKKPLFLAPLAGFSDLPLRSVVKKFGCDVTVSEMISANALVYESSEKTFEMIKKSSNEEPYIVQIAGNDTENIKKAVQIINKFDGIYGLDLNCGCPVPKVVRQGAGSALLNDLNKLQNIISAIKSVSNKESLSVKFRLGFNDKNEEKIAKACEEAGADYIAVHGRTRAGGYSAKVDYEAIARVKASVKIPVVANGDINAQNADEILNLTKCDALMIGRASIGSPWIFHEIKAKTSVDKALKQKIILAHFDAMIEHYGEHGLCIFRKHLHQYSRGIDGATTFRNDINFIKDTTAMRERIREFFA, from the coding sequence ATGATAGACTTTAGCAAAAAGCCACTTTTCTTAGCACCTCTTGCTGGCTTTTCTGACTTGCCACTAAGAAGCGTAGTTAAAAAATTTGGCTGTGATGTCACTGTTAGCGAAATGATCAGCGCAAACGCCTTGGTCTATGAGAGCAGTGAAAAAACGTTTGAAATGATTAAAAAATCCTCAAACGAAGAGCCTTATATCGTTCAAATAGCTGGTAATGACACAGAAAATATAAAAAAAGCTGTGCAAATCATCAATAAATTTGATGGAATTTATGGGCTCGATCTAAACTGCGGCTGCCCCGTACCAAAGGTCGTTAGACAAGGAGCGGGTTCTGCTTTACTAAACGATCTTAACAAACTTCAAAATATAATCTCAGCCATAAAAAGCGTCTCAAACAAAGAGAGCCTAAGTGTTAAATTTAGACTTGGCTTTAACGATAAAAATGAAGAAAAGATAGCAAAAGCCTGCGAAGAAGCCGGCGCAGACTACATCGCAGTGCATGGGCGTACAAGAGCTGGCGGATACAGTGCAAAGGTTGATTACGAAGCGATCGCTAGAGTAAAGGCTAGTGTAAAAATTCCAGTCGTCGCAAATGGCGATATAAATGCACAAAATGCAGATGAAATTTTAAACCTTACAAAGTGTGACGCCCTAATGATCGGCAGAGCAAGCATAGGTAGCCCTTGGATATTTCACGAGATAAAGGCCAAAACTAGCGTAGATAAGGCGTTAAAGCAAAAGATCATACTAGCCCACTTTGATGCGATGATCGAGCATTACGGCGAGCATGGGCTTTGCATATTTAGAAAGCATTTGCATCAGTACAGCAGGGGCATCGACGGTGCAACAACCTTTAGAAACGATATAAATTTCATCAAAGACACGACAGCGATGAGAGAGCGCATAAGGGAGTTTTTTGCCTAG
- a CDS encoding tetratricopeptide repeat protein, translating to MNKKIIVVALIGATISITSGQEISAFDAGNMDSANPYGLTDNEKVTLNNKRSVQNIEENMNSVLEQLQGLQSLFESMSARMNKLEQRMNDIETKVNGGISDSGVSLTSLKAYVDETREIQDKNYKNITAALNKLGAIMDKNAAQPKQNANPKQQSKPTSNFSGKSDKDILADGIKLLNSGNSTEAAEYFEYLNKKGYKTGATNYYLGEVAYSQKSYSTAIQYYKKSIQNEDKADYTPKLLYHTAISFDKIGDTQSANRFYKALKVGYPDSIEAKASPNRN from the coding sequence ATGAATAAAAAAATAATTGTAGTGGCTCTGATTGGAGCCACTATCTCTATTACCTCCGGCCAAGAGATTTCAGCTTTTGATGCAGGCAATATGGATAGTGCGAATCCATATGGTCTAACCGACAATGAAAAAGTTACCCTAAATAATAAGCGAAGTGTTCAAAATATTGAAGAGAATATGAATAGTGTTTTAGAACAACTTCAAGGTTTGCAAAGCTTGTTTGAGAGCATGAGTGCCAGGATGAACAAGCTTGAGCAAAGAATGAACGATATCGAAACCAAAGTCAATGGCGGTATAAGCGATTCTGGTGTAAGTTTGACATCATTAAAAGCTTATGTTGATGAGACTAGAGAAATACAAGATAAAAACTATAAAAACATTACTGCTGCCTTAAATAAATTAGGTGCGATAATGGATAAAAATGCTGCTCAACCAAAGCAAAATGCAAATCCAAAACAACAAAGTAAGCCAACTTCAAATTTTAGTGGAAAAAGCGATAAAGATATTTTGGCTGATGGCATTAAACTTCTAAATTCTGGCAATAGCACAGAAGCAGCTGAATATTTTGAATATTTAAATAAAAAAGGCTATAAAACTGGTGCAACAAATTATTATTTAGGTGAAGTTGCTTACAGTCAAAAATCATACAGTACAGCTATACAATACTACAAAAAAAGCATACAGAACGAAGATAAGGCTGACTATACACCAAAACTTCTATATCACACAGCTATAAGCTTTGATAAGATAGGTGATACGCAAAGTGCAAATAGATTTTATAAGGCTTTAAAAGTCGGTTATCCAGATAGTATAGAAGCCAAAGCCTCTCCTAATAGAAACTAA
- the recO gene encoding recombination protein RecO, protein MQGYILRVQKVRDEDLLVFVLTTNLLVKSYRFFGARHSNIMTGYKIDFELEQEAKFLPKLRSILHLGFKWLLERDKLIIWQQFMRLLYDHLKEVEQLDEIYFNELDRCAKQMQLQNPKRLIIESYVKILEYEGRLHSELECFICDEEIESELCLTRGFLPSHKHCLDRSEFDASKIKNLFDTKSTIELNDDEINRLYKILLDGL, encoded by the coding sequence ATGCAAGGCTACATCCTGCGTGTGCAAAAGGTCAGAGACGAGGACCTTTTAGTCTTTGTGCTAACGACAAATTTGCTCGTAAAGTCGTATAGATTTTTTGGCGCACGCCACTCAAATATCATGACTGGCTATAAGATCGACTTTGAGCTAGAGCAAGAGGCGAAATTTCTACCAAAGCTTAGAAGCATACTTCACCTTGGCTTTAAGTGGCTACTAGAGCGCGATAAGCTCATCATTTGGCAGCAGTTCATGCGCCTACTTTATGATCATCTAAAAGAGGTCGAGCAGCTCGATGAAATTTACTTTAACGAGCTTGATCGCTGCGCCAAGCAGATGCAGCTACAAAATCCAAAACGCCTTATCATCGAAAGCTACGTTAAAATTTTAGAGTATGAAGGTAGGCTTCACAGCGAGCTTGAGTGCTTTATCTGTGATGAGGAGATAGAGAGCGAGCTTTGCCTAACTCGTGGCTTTTTGCCCTCTCACAAGCACTGCCTAGATAGGAGCGAATTTGACGCTAGCAAGATCAAAAATTTGTTTGATACAAAAAGCACGATCGAGCTAAATGACGATGAGATAAACCGCCTTTATAAAATTTTACTTGACGGACTTTAA
- a CDS encoding MotA/TolQ/ExbB proton channel family protein: protein MGGIDLFLNYIQRSSFITIIVLTWLSIYFIVSFTILFSRMAGIGAWQKREQNALEALLMGAKNIPNDSSLRKCANGRISREKLNVCISIAEKNATSGLTWLSVIASTSPFIGLFGTVVSILETFSQLGNGGGSSLGIIAPAISEALVATGCGIFVAIPAYTFNLLIKRKAYELMSVIERQADVMIALKKDDEIL from the coding sequence GTGGGCGGTATAGATTTATTTTTAAATTACATTCAAAGAAGTAGTTTTATTACAATTATTGTTTTAACTTGGCTGTCAATATATTTTATAGTTAGTTTCACAATTCTTTTTTCAAGAATGGCTGGTATTGGAGCTTGGCAAAAACGTGAGCAAAATGCACTTGAAGCACTGCTTATGGGTGCTAAAAATATTCCAAATGATTCGTCTTTGAGAAAATGTGCAAATGGAAGAATCTCAAGAGAAAAGCTAAATGTATGTATAAGCATAGCCGAGAAAAATGCTACAAGTGGACTAACGTGGCTAAGTGTAATAGCATCTACTTCGCCTTTTATCGGTCTTTTTGGAACCGTTGTTTCTATTTTAGAGACATTTTCACAGCTTGGAAATGGTGGAGGTTCATCACTTGGTATTATCGCTCCAGCTATTTCAGAGGCACTTGTTGCAACTGGTTGCGGAATTTTTGTTGCCATCCCAGCATATACATTTAATTTACTCATAAAAAGAAAAGCTTATGAATTAATGAGTGTTATTGAGCGTCAGGCTGATGTTATGATAGCACTTAAAAAAGATGATGAGATACTATAA
- a CDS encoding tRNA 2-thiocytidine biosynthesis TtcA family protein — protein MIELSKRLLRQVGQTNARYKMIEGGDKILLGLSGGKDSLALAHVLKHIQNVTPEKFEFKAVTLSYGMGEDYAYLTKHCNEHGIEHEVIDSSIFEISKEKIRKNSSFCSFFSRMRRGYLYTYALKHGFNKLAIAHHLDDAAESFFMNFTYNGALRTLAPKYTAKNGITVIRPFIFVRERQLRENAIKNELRVIGDEACPAMRFDVKMPHARYETKKLLATLEKENPKLFTSLKAAFENIHTDTFFALNSSSEE, from the coding sequence ATGATAGAGCTTAGCAAAAGGCTTCTTAGGCAAGTTGGTCAGACAAATGCCAGATACAAGATGATAGAGGGCGGAGATAAGATCTTGCTTGGTCTTAGCGGTGGTAAAGATAGCCTCGCACTAGCTCACGTACTAAAGCATATCCAAAACGTTACACCTGAGAAATTTGAGTTTAAAGCAGTAACACTAAGCTACGGCATGGGTGAGGACTACGCTTATCTTACGAAGCATTGCAATGAGCACGGAATAGAGCATGAAGTGATAGATAGCTCAATTTTTGAAATTTCAAAAGAGAAAATCCGTAAGAATTCCAGTTTTTGTAGTTTCTTTTCTCGTATGAGAAGAGGTTATCTTTATACTTACGCCTTAAAGCATGGTTTTAATAAGCTCGCGATTGCTCATCATTTAGATGATGCAGCGGAGAGCTTTTTTATGAATTTTACCTATAATGGTGCACTAAGGACGCTTGCTCCAAAATATACTGCAAAAAATGGCATCACAGTTATTAGACCGTTTATCTTCGTTCGCGAGAGACAGCTTCGCGAAAATGCTATCAAAAATGAATTAAGAGTCATTGGCGATGAAGCATGCCCTGCAATGAGATTTGACGTAAAGATGCCGCATGCTAGATATGAAACCAAAAAGCTTTTAGCAACTTTAGAAAAAGAAAATCCAAAGCTTTTTACTTCGCTAAAAGCAGCATTTGAAAATATCCATACTGATACTTTTTTTGCTCTCAATAGCAGTAGTGAAGAGTAA
- the tolB gene encoding Tol-Pal system protein TolB, with translation MKKIFLFLCVALGLYAADATISVINQGVALPKIALQDATTVVSDAGFKDKFFKIMLGDLKVSSDFEVIEDHVPSTYEGTAATNTMSDKGVELIFRYALEGSMGSPLTLRVKLIDAKTATTRYERVYNMPDGAKYPFLAHKSIVELTNELNLPPVGWMEKFIILSKYTSARQSSIIVADYTLTYQKTIVSGGLNIFPKWAGADQSKFYYTSYVSNKPTLFRYDLNSGTKTKIIDSIGMLIASDVSKDGSKILLTMAPKDQPDIFIYNTNSKNLTQITNYPGIDVNGNFVDNDSKIVFVSDRLGYPNVFATPAISGGSVEQMVFHGKNNNSVSTFENYVVYSSREASGSFNIYLISTQTDFIRQLTANGKNNYPRFSSDGQSVVFIKELGGQSSLGVVRLNENRSFQFPLKVGKIQSIDW, from the coding sequence ATGAAGAAAATTTTTCTTTTTTTGTGTGTTGCTCTAGGGCTTTATGCTGCTGACGCGACCATATCTGTTATTAACCAAGGTGTTGCTTTGCCAAAGATAGCTTTGCAAGATGCAACTACAGTTGTTAGTGATGCGGGCTTTAAAGATAAATTCTTTAAGATCATGCTAGGTGACTTGAAAGTTAGCTCTGACTTTGAGGTTATCGAAGATCACGTGCCTTCAACCTATGAGGGAACAGCAGCTACAAATACAATGAGCGACAAAGGTGTTGAGCTTATCTTTAGATATGCTCTTGAAGGTTCTATGGGCTCACCTCTTACTTTAAGAGTAAAACTCATCGATGCTAAAACAGCAACTACAAGGTATGAGAGAGTCTATAATATGCCTGATGGTGCAAAGTATCCGTTTTTAGCGCATAAAAGTATAGTTGAGCTTACTAATGAACTAAATTTACCACCAGTTGGCTGGATGGAAAAATTTATTATTCTTTCAAAATATACTTCAGCTCGCCAAAGTTCTATCATAGTTGCTGATTATACACTTACATATCAAAAGACCATAGTAAGTGGTGGACTAAATATTTTCCCTAAATGGGCTGGAGCTGATCAAAGTAAATTTTACTATACATCTTATGTAAGCAATAAGCCAACTTTATTTAGATATGATCTAAATTCTGGTACAAAAACAAAGATAATTGATAGCATTGGCATGCTTATAGCCTCAGATGTTAGTAAAGATGGAAGTAAAATTTTATTAACTATGGCACCAAAAGATCAACCAGATATATTTATCTATAATACAAATAGCAAAAATTTGACGCAGATTACTAATTATCCAGGCATAGATGTAAATGGAAATTTTGTAGATAATGATAGTAAGATAGTTTTTGTATCAGATAGGCTTGGTTATCCTAATGTTTTTGCAACTCCTGCGATTTCTGGCGGAAGCGTTGAACAAATGGTATTTCATGGTAAGAATAATAACTCTGTAAGCACATTTGAAAATTATGTTGTTTATTCAAGCAGGGAAGCAAGCGGTAGTTTTAATATATATCTAATTTCAACTCAAACGGATTTTATACGACAGCTTACAGCAAATGGCAAAAATAACTATCCAAGATTCTCAAGCGATGGGCAAAGCGTTGTCTTTATAAAAGAGCTTGGCGGTCAAAGTTCACTAGGTGTTGTTAGGCTAAATGAAAACAGAAGTTTTCAGTTTCCTTTAAAAGTAGGAAAAATTCAATCTATAGATTGGTAA
- the dksA gene encoding RNA polymerase-binding protein DksA, whose product MTQTELNFFKKLLEERKLQIKKNIYDSSVEVNGLRDSGVSDEFDIASVNTDQLIEHSISTQQRAELSEIDEALEKIANKTYGICDMCEEEISIPRLKVKPHAKYCITCREIIEKTAKN is encoded by the coding sequence ATGACACAAACTGAGCTAAATTTTTTTAAAAAATTACTTGAAGAAAGAAAATTACAGATCAAAAAAAATATCTATGATTCATCTGTTGAAGTAAATGGCTTAAGAGATAGTGGTGTAAGCGATGAGTTTGATATAGCCTCGGTAAATACAGACCAGCTAATAGAGCATTCCATCTCGACGCAACAAAGAGCGGAGCTATCAGAAATAGATGAAGCACTAGAGAAGATAGCAAACAAAACTTATGGAATTTGTGATATGTGTGAAGAGGAGATCAGTATACCGCGACTAAAGGTAAAACCGCATGCAAAATACTGCATAACTTGCCGTGAAATAATCGAAAAAACAGCAAAAAACTAA
- a CDS encoding 5'-methylthioadenosine/adenosylhomocysteine nucleosidase — MIAILGAMQEEIIPILEMVGEYKTVQYANNKFYLANYKGKELVIAYSKIGKVNAAITATLMVEKFKASKLLFTGVAGSLDESLKIGDMLYATSLVQHDLDITAFGHPYGYVPGTSIFVKSNVGLNELAKKIADKKDMGLSAGIIATGDQFICDNEKKAWIKKIFNASATEMEGASVALVCETLGVPFFILRAISDGAGDAAEFDFDKFLQDSANVSAKFILEMVENL; from the coding sequence ATGATAGCGATACTTGGAGCTATGCAAGAGGAGATAATACCGATCCTTGAAATGGTTGGTGAATATAAAACTGTTCAATATGCAAATAATAAATTTTACTTAGCAAACTATAAGGGAAAAGAGCTAGTCATTGCCTATTCAAAGATAGGTAAAGTAAATGCAGCCATAACGGCAACTTTAATGGTAGAAAAATTTAAGGCCTCAAAATTGCTCTTTACTGGCGTAGCTGGCTCACTTGATGAGAGTTTAAAAATAGGTGATATGCTTTATGCTACTAGCTTGGTGCAACATGATCTTGATATCACGGCTTTTGGCCATCCTTATGGCTATGTGCCAGGCACAAGTATCTTTGTCAAAAGTAATGTAGGGCTAAATGAACTGGCAAAAAAGATAGCTGATAAAAAAGATATGGGCTTAAGCGCTGGTATTATTGCGACTGGAGATCAGTTTATCTGCGATAATGAAAAGAAAGCTTGGATTAAAAAGATATTTAATGCGAGCGCTACCGAGATGGAAGGTGCTAGCGTTGCACTAGTTTGCGAAACACTTGGTGTGCCATTTTTTATACTAAGAGCTATCAGCGATGGGGCTGGTGATGCAGCAGAGTTTGACTTTGATAAATTTTTGCAAGATTCAGCAAATGTTAGTGCAAAATTTATACTTGAAATGGTAGAAAATTTATGA
- a CDS encoding biopolymer transporter ExbD — MAVKFTDETPELNITPLVDIMLVLLAILMVTMPTITYQEDITLPDGSKAKTSTSKQKDLIVSINSQGQVRIDQSTMSLAEFPDNIALMSTKYDKTSPIYIKADKNLKYDDVMFVLKTLKGAGFNKVALETNG, encoded by the coding sequence ATGGCCGTTAAATTTACCGATGAGACACCAGAGCTAAATATAACTCCTCTTGTTGATATTATGCTTGTTTTACTAGCCATTTTAATGGTTACTATGCCAACTATAACATATCAAGAGGATATTACTCTTCCAGATGGTTCAAAGGCGAAAACTTCAACATCTAAGCAAAAAGACCTTATAGTATCTATAAATTCGCAAGGACAAGTTAGAATTGATCAGAGTACTATGAGCCTTGCTGAGTTTCCTGATAATATTGCATTAATGAGTACAAAATACGATAAAACCTCGCCTATCTATATAAAAGCTGACAAAAATTTAAAATACGATGATGTTATGTTTGTATTAAAGACTTTGAAAGGTGCTGGTTTTAATAAAGTAGCTTTAGAGACAAACGGTTAA
- a CDS encoding uroporphyrinogen III synthase HEM4 produces the protein MKTRKFLVYCIIYIVVVAGLAYSLNSSDYTFELLGQTITLPIAIWVALPVAVLALLALLHIAYHGYAFYRYKKWIKKDSQLYKDLAKETLLGFESNKDFKTDTYKIASQLTRSISPVGELKDVGVDDAEINNILQTIKSIKNKEIVDLKKFRLAKDSKLNILNELNKIEQLPTYYLDILKNQDQNESLKKAAFDKLIKVASFSEIKRLNFELASEDIMLIITRFVNDEIDLSSDEIFDLLNNAKVTKAQYDKVAIMLKNKLKPDAFIGIFEKLKSIHADADEAYVYALFELQMLDKVREAIEGSDPDEFKEIKVLLFLRDNGKMVPSSLFFK, from the coding sequence ATGAAAACTAGAAAATTTCTCGTCTATTGCATAATCTATATAGTAGTTGTTGCAGGACTTGCTTATTCTCTTAATAGTTCTGATTACACATTTGAGCTTTTAGGCCAAACTATAACTTTGCCAATTGCTATTTGGGTCGCTCTTCCAGTAGCTGTTTTAGCACTTCTTGCTCTACTTCATATCGCTTATCATGGATATGCTTTTTATAGATATAAAAAATGGATCAAAAAAGATAGCCAGCTTTATAAAGATTTAGCCAAAGAGACACTTCTTGGCTTTGAGAGCAACAAAGACTTTAAAACCGATACTTACAAGATCGCCTCACAGCTTACTCGTTCTATCTCACCAGTAGGCGAGCTTAAAGATGTCGGTGTAGATGATGCCGAGATAAACAATATCTTACAAACTATAAAAAGTATAAAAAATAAAGAGATTGTCGATCTAAAGAAATTTAGACTAGCAAAAGATAGCAAGTTAAATATCCTAAATGAGCTAAATAAAATCGAGCAACTACCTACTTACTATCTTGACATACTTAAAAATCAAGATCAAAACGAGAGCCTTAAAAAAGCCGCATTTGATAAACTCATAAAAGTAGCTTCTTTTAGCGAGATCAAAAGATTAAATTTTGAACTAGCGAGTGAAGATATAATGCTTATTATTACCCGCTTTGTAAATGACGAGATCGATCTAAGCAGTGATGAAATTTTTGATCTTTTAAACAACGCAAAAGTGACAAAAGCACAATACGACAAAGTAGCTATAATGCTTAAAAATAAGCTAAAACCAGATGCATTTATCGGCATCTTTGAGAAGCTAAAAAGCATCCATGCTGACGCTGATGAGGCTTACGTATATGCGCTATTTGAGCTTCAGATGCTTGATAAAGTAAGAGAGGCTATCGAAGGTAGCGACCCAGATGAGTTTAAAGAGATAAAGGTCTTGCTGTTTTTACGAGATAACGGCAAAATGGTGCCTAGCTCACTATTTTTTAAATGA
- the fabD gene encoding ACP S-malonyltransferase, whose amino-acid sequence MKKFAFVFAGQGSQSIGMGKDFYENFSTAKLLLNDACNDTGIDYKELLFTQNDKLDKTEFTQPAIVLNSLMTYLAFSNFIKDKPEFSLGHSLGEFTALAVSGAFNFIDAIRLVNLRGKFMQEACVGKDAGMMVVLGLSDEVVEEICKKAREEGLQIYAANYNCDGQIVVAGVRADLASYEAKFKEAGAKRVMLLNMSVASHCPILEPASVRLASELESTLATNFSPVVSNVNAKIYTDKSEALVLLKEQLIKPVCYKQSIKNYENDVDCFIELGAATLKGINKKITEKPTYSITDMASLEEVVKILEER is encoded by the coding sequence ATGAAAAAATTTGCTTTTGTTTTTGCGGGCCAAGGCTCGCAAAGTATTGGTATGGGAAAAGACTTTTACGAAAATTTTTCTACTGCTAAATTACTTTTAAATGATGCTTGTAATGACACTGGCATTGATTACAAAGAGCTTTTATTTACACAAAACGATAAGTTGGATAAAACAGAATTTACTCAGCCAGCTATCGTTTTAAACTCACTAATGACTTATTTGGCTTTTTCAAATTTTATTAAAGATAAACCAGAATTTAGCCTTGGGCACTCACTTGGAGAATTTACTGCTCTTGCAGTTAGTGGAGCATTTAATTTTATTGATGCGATTAGGCTTGTAAATTTGCGTGGTAAATTTATGCAAGAAGCCTGCGTTGGCAAAGATGCTGGCATGATGGTAGTTCTTGGACTTAGTGATGAAGTGGTTGAAGAAATTTGTAAAAAAGCAAGAGAAGAAGGTTTACAAATTTATGCTGCAAACTACAACTGCGATGGACAAATCGTTGTCGCTGGCGTAAGAGCCGATCTTGCTAGTTATGAAGCAAAATTTAAAGAAGCTGGCGCAAAAAGAGTAATGCTTTTAAATATGTCAGTAGCAAGCCATTGTCCGATACTTGAGCCAGCTAGTGTTAGACTAGCAAGTGAGCTTGAGAGTACTTTGGCTACCAATTTTTCTCCAGTTGTCTCAAATGTAAATGCTAAAATTTATACTGATAAAAGCGAAGCACTAGTCCTACTAAAAGAGCAGCTAATAAAACCAGTTTGCTATAAACAGAGCATTAAAAACTATGAAAATGATGTTGATTGTTTTATCGAGCTTGGTGCTGCGACGTTAAAGGGCATCAATAAAAAAATTACTGAAAAGCCAACTTATAGTATTACTGATATGGCAAGTCTTGAAGAAGTTGTGAAAATTTTGGAGGAGAGATGA
- a CDS encoding TonB C-terminal domain-containing protein has product MSNKVKFPTLSSFLVAFCIYVTIILILFIKLTFFVEPPKKYTDDKDAIMDVVMVDREVDQTIKAPKQADEVVKETKPEPKKESEEDKQETTNKPVVPDEPLPTPSLPTPPKEEPKPEPKKPEPKPEILKPSEESKEDVKPEPKPEPKPTPKPVEKPKPKEPNIKDLFSDIDPTKLKKDDGIKKVENKVQSRKKSEASSSKAAKEASDIIKSLKIDQNPTAPKSQSTGTYDPLMGAITKQIQRRWQSYKADSANLAKVKVMIDQSGNFNYEILELSYNEEFNAKVKECLEKLTAEKFPFNPDKSTTFNLNLEDKIN; this is encoded by the coding sequence ATGTCAAATAAAGTTAAATTTCCAACGCTTAGTTCGTTTCTTGTAGCGTTTTGTATTTACGTTACTATTATACTTATTTTATTTATAAAGCTTACATTTTTTGTAGAGCCTCCTAAAAAATATACCGATGATAAAGATGCTATTATGGATGTGGTTATGGTTGATAGGGAGGTTGATCAAACCATTAAAGCTCCAAAACAAGCAGATGAAGTAGTTAAAGAGACAAAGCCTGAACCAAAAAAGGAGTCAGAAGAAGATAAACAAGAGACTACAAATAAGCCTGTTGTACCAGATGAACCATTACCTACCCCAAGCTTACCAACTCCTCCAAAAGAGGAACCAAAACCTGAGCCTAAAAAACCAGAACCAAAACCAGAAATTTTAAAACCAAGTGAAGAGTCTAAAGAAGATGTTAAACCAGAGCCAAAACCTGAGCCTAAGCCTACACCAAAGCCAGTTGAAAAGCCAAAACCCAAAGAGCCAAATATAAAAGATCTCTTTAGTGACATAGACCCTACAAAACTCAAAAAAGATGATGGTATAAAAAAGGTTGAAAATAAAGTGCAAAGCCGTAAAAAGAGCGAGGCTTCTAGCTCAAAGGCTGCAAAAGAGGCTAGTGATATTATAAAAAGCCTAAAGATAGATCAAAATCCAACCGCTCCGAAATCACAATCTACCGGTACTTACGATCCACTAATGGGTGCGATAACAAAACAAATTCAAAGAAGATGGCAAAGCTATAAGGCTGATTCTGCAAATTTGGCTAAAGTTAAAGTTATGATAGATCAAAGTGGAAATTTCAACTATGAAATTTTAGAGCTATCATACAATGAAGAGTTTAATGCAAAGGTAAAAGAGTGTCTGGAAAAGCTTACTGCAGAGAAATTTCCATTTAATCCAGACAAAAGTACTACTTTTAATTTAAATTTAGAAGATAAAATAAACTAA
- a CDS encoding FKBP-type peptidyl-prolyl cis-trans isomerase, which produces MIVSKDQVITMFYELKDANTGEILESNMQEGGQISFITGHGHIIEKLEEEVSKLKSGERATISVKAAEGCGEYNNEAIQSLPKEQFAGIDLHEGMELFGQNEDGSSVRVIVKEIKDDEVTVDFNHPYAGKDLLFNVEVLEVRDATEDEKATGMVAGAHTCGCGGHDHEHEHECCGGHGHGHEDGGCGCGGHGHHHH; this is translated from the coding sequence ATTATTGTGAGTAAAGATCAAGTTATAACTATGTTTTACGAACTAAAAGATGCTAATACTGGTGAAATTTTAGAGTCAAACATGCAAGAAGGTGGCCAAATTTCGTTTATAACAGGGCATGGCCATATTATAGAAAAGCTTGAAGAAGAAGTAAGCAAATTAAAATCAGGCGAAAGAGCAACTATAAGCGTAAAGGCAGCAGAGGGTTGTGGTGAATATAATAACGAAGCCATTCAGTCGTTACCAAAAGAGCAGTTTGCTGGTATAGATTTACATGAAGGAATGGAACTTTTTGGTCAAAATGAGGATGGCTCAAGCGTTCGTGTTATTGTTAAAGAGATCAAAGATGACGAAGTAACAGTTGATTTTAATCACCCATATGCTGGTAAAGATTTACTATTTAATGTTGAAGTTTTAGAAGTTAGAGATGCGACAGAAGATGAAAAAGCAACAGGCATGGTAGCTGGGGCTCATACTTGCGGTTGCGGTGGTCACGATCATGAGCATGAACATGAGTGCTGCGGAGGTCATGGACACGGACATGAGGATGGCGGTTGCGGTTGCGGTGGGCACGGACATCACCATCACTAA
- a CDS encoding OmpA family protein, which translates to MKKVVLASVAVATLLLSGCSSKNPEVDMNSNSNQSADNSGSMSDADRLAALIANIESQVKSVYFDFDKFNIKADQQGVVSSNASVFNQADAQALSIKVEGNCDEWGTDEYNYALGLKRAKSAKDALVRNGVSADRIAVVSFGESNPVCTDKTKACDAQNRRADFKVLP; encoded by the coding sequence ATGAAAAAAGTAGTTCTAGCAAGTGTTGCAGTTGCAACTTTATTGTTGAGCGGTTGTAGCTCAAAAAACCCTGAAGTTGATATGAATTCAAATTCAAATCAATCTGCAGACAATTCAGGTAGCATGAGCGATGCTGATAGATTAGCAGCTCTTATTGCTAACATCGAGAGTCAAGTTAAAAGTGTATACTTTGACTTTGATAAATTTAATATCAAAGCTGATCAACAAGGTGTTGTTAGCTCAAATGCATCAGTATTCAACCAAGCTGACGCTCAAGCTCTTTCTATAAAAGTAGAAGGTAACTGCGATGAGTGGGGTACAGATGAGTATAACTATGCTCTTGGTTTAAAACGTGCTAAAAGTGCTAAAGATGCTCTTGTAAGAAATGGCGTTAGTGCTGATAGAATCGCTGTAGTTAGCTTCGGCGAAAGTAATCCAGTTTGTACAGACAAAACAAAAGCTTGCGATGCTCAAAATAGACGTGCAGATTTCAAAGTACTTCCGTAA